A single region of the Epinephelus moara isolate mb chromosome 14, YSFRI_EMoa_1.0, whole genome shotgun sequence genome encodes:
- the exd1 gene encoding piRNA biogenesis protein EXD1 gives MDLDDVQFLNILKGKRIKLTLKTSSYLGVVQRISNNKTLVLADVVSGSNGCKIPGSKMFFGHDILNVEFTNEAETDSGVHDEEHLNVEKFQPYRKAITLDDDEDKEEYINFVVIDEFHEKFGSAVMHIKKQRVIGVGADGIEVYKHGRLCWLQIATKNKVYLFDVLLLGARAFKNGLSMILESKHILKVIHDCRAIAGCLTAQFGVKLTNVFDTQVADVMCFYSETGGLLPDRVSTLQEVVSLHLKVPSSQLLTLQMKSQLTKEERQIWQKRPCPVPLLKVMALSVIHLQPLRLVLLDTLMTDYVALVDSYLNSSHYEPGELEHVSMESVLELPKELRGLEQMRHERQEWAADHYPVTESGLLDRFNPRNQPPSQTSPAAEEQSQTQQESFEPDTEESPSSTQVDPLLHKPPMSPPRVTTVSSVDAHASPDPAAQVSVQSVTSPLSVGVGRGCTQVLMDTMGRGRPSGKEQSSIPASPAGRGFLLQMSHNQLSKEITAEMKTPGWTGMSPSFPNHTLTQEVMPQPAGPSDNDLPLTPDTFGKTGDHEFPSSSLMQSFRSFRY, from the exons ATGGATTTGGACGACGTTCAGTTCCTGAATATCCTCAAGGGAAAACGCATCAAACTGACGCTCAAGACTTCATCTTACCTCGGCGTCGTTCAGCGAATCAGCAACAACAAGACGTTGGTTTTGGCGGACG TTGTTAGTGGCAGTAATGGCTGTAAAATCCCTGGCTCTAAAATGTTCTTCGGTCATGACATTCTGAATG TGGAATTTACCAATGAAGCAGAAACTGACAGTGG TGTTCATGATGAGGAGCACTTGAATGTGGAAAAGTTTCAGCCATACAGGAAGGCCATCACATTGG atgatgatgaagataaaGAGGAGTATATCAACTTTGTAGTGATTGATGAGTTTCATGAGAAGTTTGGATCTGCT GTGATGCACATCAAGAAGCAACGTGTGATAGGTGTGGGAGCTGATGGCATCGAGGTATACAAGCATGGGAGACTGTGTTGGCTGCAG ATTGCCACTAAAAACAAGGTGTACCTGTTTGATGTGCTGTTACTTGGAGCTCGGGCCTTTAAGAACGGTCTTTCCATGATCCTGGAAAGCAAGCACATACTGAAG GTCATTCATGACTGCAGAGCCATTGCTGGATGTCTGACTGCTCAGTTTGGAGTAAAGCTAACCAACGTCTTTGATACACAG GTGGCAGATGTCATGTGCTTCTACTCTGAGACAGGAGGTCTCCTTCCTGACAGAGTCAGCACTCTGCAGGAGGTGGTGAGTCTGCATCTGAAGGTGCCCTCCTCCCAGCTCTTAACTCTTCAGATGAAGTCACAGCTCACCAAG GAAGAAAGGCAGATCTGGCAAAAGCGCCCCTGCCCTGTACCGCTGCTTAAGGTGATGGCTCTGTCAGTGATCCACCTTCAGCCTCTCAGACTGGTGCTGCTGGATACGCTCATGACAGACTACGTGGCTCTGGTGGATTCATACCTAAACAGCAGCCACTACGAACCTGGTGAATTAGAGCATGTCAGCATG GAGAGTGTGTTGGAGTTGCCTAAAGAACTCAGGGGGCTGGAGCAAATGCGTCATGAGCGGCAGGAGTGGGCCGCTGACCACTATCCTGTCACAGAGAGTGGTCTGCTGGATCGTTTCAACCCCCGAAATCAGCCCCCCTCTCAGACCTCACCTGCAGCAGAGGAACAGAGCCAGACACAGCAGGAATCTTTTGAACCTGACACTGAGGAATCACCTTCCTCAACACAAGTGGACCCTCTCCTTCACAAGCCACCCATGAGCCCCCCAAGAGTCACCACTGTTTCGTCTGTGGATGCCCATGCCTCCCCTGACCCAGCAGCTCAGGTTTCAGTCCAGTCAGTCACCAGTCCACTGTCTGTAGGTGTAGGCAGAGGGTGTACACAGGTACTAATGGACACAATGGGTAGAGGAAGGCCCTCTGGGAAAGAGCAGTCATCCATCCCGGCCTCACCTGCTGGAAGAGGCTTCCTTCTTCAGATGTCACACAATCAGCTCTCCAAAGAGATCACGGCGGAAATGAAAACTCCTGGTTGGACGGGGATGTCTCCTTCATTCCCAAACCATACACTTACCCAAGAAGTGATGCCACAGCCTGCTGGCCCAAGTGATAATGACCTGCCACTGACACCTGACACTTTTGGCAAGACAGGGGACCATGAGTTCCCTTCATCTTCACTCATGCAGTCATTCAGGTCTTTCAGATATTAA